GGTGAAATCAATCCGCCCAGTATCGCCACCTTCATCTCGTTATGTTGCGTCCAGAATCGGCAAGCCCAATGAAGACGGCCCCTCGCAGCCGCTACACAACATAACTGCGAACACAACATAAGTGCGCCGTCTCATGCACCAACGTCGAAAACTCTTCGGCTTTTGACTGTCCCGGCAGGAGGGCGATGCGTCCGCCGTAGCTCATGCCAAGTGCGGGGGCAATGCTGGGGTTATAGACAAGGGTGATGCCGCGAGAGCGAACAAATGCGGCCAACCGCTCCGAGTTTTCCCTAGGGTCGCCGGAGATCTCGCGCATCGCTGGCAGGTCTACGCCGTCCGTTTGCGAGACATCGAAAACGTACGTCGAACGGAAGCCACACAGGACAGCGGTGTTCTGCCTGATGATGTCTTTGTTCGCTTCGTCGTCCTTCTTCCTGCGAATGCCCATGATGGGCGCGAGAATACGGATGCCCTTCTCGCCCTTCTTCACAGAGCGGCCTAAGTTCTTCCACGTCCAGAATCCGGCAACGCGAGTTGCACGCGGTCGCCCTGCGCGAAGCTCCGCTCAGAATCGCGGTAGACTGTCACGCCCTGCAAACGGCGAGGATCGTAGCTCAGTTCTTCGCCGCCATATCGTTTTATCGTTATAGTGTTGGTCTCTCGATTTGTGGCCGTAACACGTGCGTATTCTCCGGCCTCGATGCCCAGCGGCTTTGAGCCTTTCGAGTAGCGGATAACATCGCCCTTCTCGTAGTTCTGTGCGTGCTGCCGGTCAGCTCCGCCGATGTTCTGCCGCGCGTACAGCACATGCACGCGATGCTCTTCGCCGCTGACCTTGCCGTCAGCCTGCATCGCCTGATGAATGGCGCTGTTAATCTCACGCCGCGATTCATTGTCGGGCGAGACGACCAACGTTCCCTCTGGTGAACGCACGTACTCGCGAGCGATTTCACCGATTCGTTCGAGCCGGTCTTTGATTTCCAGCACGCGGCCTTGCTGATTCAGATTCCCGATGGCTTCGCGCACTTCACCACGTGCAAGCTGCTCGACGGCCTCTTTCAACGCAGGGTCTTTCTGCCGGATGATCTCGTCGAGATGCGCCGTTCGCAGCCCTGCTTCCTGAAGCTGCGCATACGGTCGGCCAGCTTCGACGGCCTCATGCTGCCGAGTATCGCCAACGAACAACACACGGTCATTTTCCTTTAGCCGTACCACGAAGGTGTGCATCTGCTGTGTGCTCGCCATACTCGATTCATCGATCACGTAGAGCCGTTTCTGCCCATCGTCAGCCCGCTCGCCGCGTGCGAGATGACGCTGTAACGTATGCGTCTCGATGCCCGATTCGGCGAGCTTTTGCGCTGCCCTTGATGTCGGTGCGAACCCTTTAATCTCATAGCCCGCACGCTCCGCAGCTTCACGGACAGCGGCTAGAGAAGTGGTCTTTCCAGCCCCGGCAACGCCCTCCAATGCCATCATCTGATCGCGACTCGTCAGCACCGTATCGACAGCGCTCCGCTGACCCACGCTCAGATGTGCATGCTGCTCCATCGTCTGCTGGCGCGCGTTGCCATCGGCTAGTACCTCGCGCGTTCCTTGTCCCATCCTCATTTGTTCAATCAACTCGCGCTCGTATCCCTGCATCTCGGCTGTTGTGTAGGCCCGACCTGCGCGCCCAGCCTTCCGCTCGATCTCTATCAAATTGCCGCCCGTAGCGCGGCGCTCAAACTCCGCACGTATCTCCGCCAGACGGGCTTCGCCCATCGTGTGCTTCAACGCGTCGCGCATCAGTGAACGCTCGTCGACAACGGCTTCGCGTTCCATGCCGCGCTCCCGTGCGTAGCTCATGCCATCATTCGCGGCACGTTGCGATTGCTCCGGGATCAGTTCGATTCCCGGTCGCTGCGCCGCTTCTGTAAGTACACGCTGTGGTTGTTGTCCAAATTCTGCAGCCATCTTTTGATGCTGCGCTAGTACCTCGTCATGAGAAAGCGGCTGTTTCGCATCCCGCGTCTGGTGCGCCGCGATCTGTGCAGCCCCGGCACCGCTGCGTCCAGCAGCCTCCATATGCTCTTCAATCTGCTGCCGCCGTGGGCTCGACGCCTCCAGATACTCCCGCGTGTAGCCCTTGATCTCAGGTTGTCCGTGCTCGCCACGCTCGATCTCATATCCCAATCCCTGCAAGTGCGCTGCCAGCTCCGAGCGATATACCGCCGTTGCATACTGCTGCGTCCGGTATAGCTCTTGAGGCTGCAACGCCCGCGTGTTGCCATCCGCCGTCTCGGTCACGTTGAACACAACGGCGTGCGTGTGGAGTTGCGGCGCGGCGTAGCCGTTAACAGGGCGGCTGCTGTCGTGCTCGAACTTCGCAACAGCCCATGCTCCGCTCGTCTGCGCGGGAGCGTTGCCACCCATTCTGGCCTGCACGTACTTTTCCATCTCATCAAGTGCCGTCCGCACGCTTTCGCGATGGGCTTCGCGTACACGATCATCGCCACCAACTAACGCGGTAAGAGACACGCTCTTCGGCGCGCTGAATGTTGCATCCCATCCGGCCCGATGCTCCATCGACCGCACCATCTCGCCGCGCCCGTTCTCGTACTCACGCACTGTTTGATGTCGCACAAGCTGCTCGCCAGTCAATGGATGCTGG
This genomic window from Granulicella sibirica contains:
- the mobF gene encoding MobF family relaxase yields the protein MVTLSKPISSGQAQAYHKEEFANANENYYTEGDRVRGEWQGQLAERWGLTGEVQEQQFARLSEGQHPLTGEQLVRHQTVREYENGRGEMVRSMEHRAGWDATFSAPKSVSLTALVGGDDRVREAHRESVRTALDEMEKYVQARMGGNAPAQTSGAWAVAKFEHDSSRPVNGYAAPQLHTHAVVFNVTETADGNTRALQPQELYRTQQYATAVYRSELAAHLQGLGYEIERGEHGQPEIKGYTREYLEASSPRRQQIEEHMEAAGRSGAGAAQIAAHQTRDAKQPLSHDEVLAQHQKMAAEFGQQPQRVLTEAAQRPGIELIPEQSQRAANDGMSYARERGMEREAVVDERSLMRDALKHTMGEARLAEIRAEFERRATGGNLIEIERKAGRAGRAYTTAEMQGYERELIEQMRMGQGTREVLADGNARQQTMEQHAHLSVGQRSAVDTVLTSRDQMMALEGVAGAGKTTSLAAVREAAERAGYEIKGFAPTSRAAQKLAESGIETHTLQRHLARGERADDGQKRLYVIDESSMASTQQMHTFVVRLKENDRVLFVGDTRQHEAVEAGRPYAQLQEAGLRTAHLDEIIRQKDPALKEAVEQLARGEVREAIGNLNQQGRVLEIKDRLERIGEIAREYVRSPEGTLVVSPDNESRREINSAIHQAMQADGKVSGEEHRVHVLYARQNIGGADRQHAQNYEKGDVIRYSKGSKPLGIEAGEYARVTATNRETNTITIKRYGGEELSYDPRRLQGVTVYRDSERSFAQGDRVQLALPDSGRGRT